Proteins co-encoded in one Rhodococcus sp. PAMC28707 genomic window:
- a CDS encoding MarR family transcriptional regulator produces MTNELALDRQVCFALYSASRATTAAYRPILDKLGITYPQYLVLLVLWEKDGRGVRDICTALDLDTGTLSPLLKRLEGLGFIERRRLTSDERRVEIHLTAAGSALRSEAAGIPMQLAAQTGMSVDELTNLKNVLAALAEALHQEKG; encoded by the coding sequence GTGACCAACGAACTCGCACTCGATCGCCAGGTGTGCTTTGCGTTGTACTCGGCATCGCGAGCCACCACCGCCGCCTACCGCCCGATCCTCGACAAACTCGGGATCACCTACCCGCAGTACCTGGTACTCCTGGTGCTGTGGGAAAAGGACGGACGCGGCGTCCGTGACATTTGCACCGCCCTCGATCTCGACACCGGGACATTGTCCCCGCTACTCAAACGGCTCGAAGGCCTCGGTTTCATCGAACGTCGACGCCTCACGTCGGACGAGCGGAGAGTCGAGATCCACCTGACGGCAGCGGGCAGCGCGCTACGCAGCGAGGCGGCCGGCATACCGATGCAACTCGCCGCACAGACGGGCATGAGCGTCGACGAACTCACCAACCTCAAGAACGTTCTGGCCGCACTGGCCGAAGCACTTCACCAAGAAAAGGGATAA
- a CDS encoding organic hydroperoxide resistance protein: MATIYTAEALATGEGRNGRARSSDGRLDLELAIPEAMGGNGQGTNPEQLFAAGYAACFHSALQMVARASKADVTDSAVGAQVGIGPNDAGGFQLEVTLEVTLPNLPHDEAQALADKAHLVCPYSNATRGNIDVTVTVTED, from the coding sequence GTGGCTACCATTTACACCGCCGAAGCACTGGCAACCGGAGAAGGCCGCAACGGCCGCGCTCGCAGCTCGGACGGTCGCCTCGACCTCGAACTTGCCATCCCCGAGGCCATGGGCGGCAACGGCCAGGGCACCAATCCTGAGCAACTGTTCGCTGCAGGTTACGCAGCCTGCTTCCACTCCGCCCTGCAGATGGTCGCCCGTGCGAGCAAGGCAGATGTGACGGACTCGGCTGTCGGTGCCCAGGTCGGCATCGGCCCCAACGACGCAGGCGGATTCCAGCTCGAGGTGACGCTCGAGGTGACGCTACCGAATCTTCCCCACGACGAGGCCCAGGCGCTAGCCGACAAAGCCCACCTGGTCTGCCCGTATTCCAACGCGACCCGCGGTAACATCGATGTGACCGTCACGGTCACCGAAGACTAG
- a CDS encoding NADP-dependent oxidoreductase: MRAKEIHLASRPHGEPTPENFRTVELDLPELQDGQILVRNIVMSVDPYMRGRMNDVKSYVPPFQIDAPLDGGAVGEVVETRSDAFAVGDAVLHGKGWRDTAILDGRSAMKVDLDKGSASAYLGALGLTGLTAYAGLTAVAQFKPGDVVFVSGAAGAVGSLVGQIAKALGASRVIGSAGSKAKVARLLELGFDAAFDYHDGSVTKQLAEAAPDGIDVYFDNVGGDHLEAAIASMNKNGRIALCGAISQYNSTEATPAPRNLALAIGKELMLKGFIAGSYQHLAGEFSGKMATWLADNVIEWDETVVEGIDNAPQAFIGLLRGENTGKMIVSI, encoded by the coding sequence TTGCGCGCCAAGGAAATTCATCTCGCTTCACGTCCACACGGTGAGCCGACGCCGGAGAACTTCCGCACCGTCGAGCTCGACCTTCCCGAACTTCAGGATGGTCAGATACTCGTCCGCAACATCGTCATGTCCGTCGACCCTTACATGCGCGGCCGGATGAACGACGTCAAGTCGTACGTTCCGCCGTTCCAGATCGATGCACCGCTCGACGGCGGCGCCGTGGGCGAGGTTGTCGAAACCCGCAGTGACGCTTTCGCAGTCGGCGACGCCGTGCTGCACGGGAAGGGATGGCGGGACACCGCTATCCTCGACGGCAGATCGGCCATGAAAGTCGACCTCGACAAGGGGTCCGCTTCGGCGTACCTCGGGGCTCTCGGCCTGACCGGGCTCACCGCCTATGCCGGGCTCACCGCGGTGGCACAGTTCAAGCCCGGCGACGTGGTGTTCGTCTCGGGTGCGGCGGGCGCCGTCGGGTCACTGGTCGGCCAGATCGCCAAGGCACTCGGCGCGTCTCGCGTAATCGGTAGCGCAGGGTCCAAGGCCAAGGTTGCTCGGTTACTCGAGCTGGGCTTCGATGCCGCGTTCGATTACCACGACGGTTCGGTGACCAAGCAGCTCGCCGAGGCCGCTCCGGACGGAATCGATGTGTACTTCGACAACGTCGGCGGCGACCACCTCGAAGCTGCCATCGCGTCGATGAACAAGAACGGACGAATTGCGCTGTGCGGAGCAATCTCTCAGTACAACTCGACCGAGGCCACTCCTGCGCCGCGAAACTTGGCTCTGGCCATCGGCAAGGAACTGATGTTGAAGGGCTTCATCGCCGGCTCCTACCAGCATCTCGCTGGTGAGTTCAGCGGGAAAATGGCGACATGGCTTGCCGACAACGTCATCGAGTGGGACGAAACCGTTGTCGAGGGTATCGACAACGCGCCGCAGGCATTCATCGGACTGCTCCGCGGAGAGAACACCGGAAAGATGATCGTCTCCATCTAG